A single region of the Lineus longissimus chromosome 14, tnLinLong1.2, whole genome shotgun sequence genome encodes:
- the LOC135499254 gene encoding uncharacterized protein LOC135499254, translated as MKCVLFLTVLIVVICVAASHKCPATFQQEENKYVLRLTCYKISCDPVTGNFGAVNCPPAVAPTLSPCKMAALKAEGCHEGWVADNTEVYSYCCPVYKNKICKGDPGFDASKVPIVASTIVPC; from the exons ATGAAGTGTGTTCTATTTCTCACTGTATTGATCGTCGTCATCTGTGTGG CTGCGTCCCATAAATGCCCCGCTACATTCCAGCAGGAGGAGAACAAGTACGTTTTGCGGTTGACGTGCTACAAGATATCGTGTGACCCAGTGACCGGCAACTTTGGCGCAGTAAA CTGTCCACCCGCTGTCGCACCTACTTTGAGTCCGTGTAAGATGGCTGCCCTGAAAGCGGAGGGTTGTCACGAGGGCTGGGTAGCAGACAACACGGAAGTGTACTCATATTGCTGCCCAGTGTACAAGAACAAAATCTGCAAAGGCGATCCTGGGTTTGATGCGTCCAAGGTCCCAATAGTCGCGTCAACAATCGTTCCCTGCTAG